In Streptomyces sp. NBC_00569, a single genomic region encodes these proteins:
- the kdpB gene encoding potassium-transporting ATPase subunit KdpB, with the protein MTTRIAKTRTENDEDAMSTATPTRAPHSDVPTGHKDEGRVGAGLFDPKQLLKSLPDACRKLDPRVMVKSPVMFVVLVGSVLTTVFSFKDPSDWFGWAISAWLWLTVIFANLAEAVAEGRGKAQADTLRKAKTDTVARRLSKDGKAEEQVPGTALTIGDLVVCEAGDIIPGDGDVVEGVASVDESAITGESAPVIRESGGDRSAVTGGTKVLSDRIVIKITTKPGETFIDRMIALVEGAARQKTPNEIALNILLASLTIVFLLAVATLPPFADYAGKHLSMVVLVALLVCLIPTTIGALLSAIGIAGMDRLVQRNVLAMSGRAVEAAGDVSTLLLDKTGTITLGNRQASEFVPVTGTREAEVADAAQLSSLADETPEGRSIVVLAKEKYGLRERHQGELAGAEWIAFTAQTRMSGVDVDGRKIRKGAAGSVTTWVKEQGGRVSDDADTLANRISEAGGTPLLVAVEDDKGARVLGVIHLKDVVKDGMRERFAELRRMGIKTVMITGDNPLTAKAIADEAGVDDFLAEATPEDKMALIKREQAGGKLVAMTGDGTNDAPALAQADVGVAMNTGTSAAKEAGNMVDLDSNPTKLIEIVEIGKQLLITRGALTTFSIANDVAKYFAIIPALFAAVYPGLDKLNIMQLSSPDSAILSAVIFNALIIIALVPLALKGVQYRPVSADKLLRRNLGIYGLGGLIAPFIGIKIIDVLISLIPGIG; encoded by the coding sequence ATGACCACTCGTATAGCGAAGACCCGTACAGAAAACGACGAGGACGCGATGTCCACAGCCACTCCGACCCGGGCGCCCCACAGCGATGTGCCGACCGGTCACAAGGACGAAGGACGTGTCGGCGCGGGTCTGTTCGACCCGAAGCAACTGCTGAAGTCGCTGCCGGACGCCTGCCGCAAGCTCGATCCGCGCGTCATGGTCAAGTCGCCCGTGATGTTCGTGGTGCTCGTCGGCTCGGTCCTGACGACCGTGTTCTCCTTCAAGGACCCGAGCGACTGGTTCGGCTGGGCGATCAGCGCCTGGCTGTGGCTCACGGTGATCTTCGCGAACCTGGCGGAGGCGGTGGCCGAGGGCCGCGGCAAGGCGCAGGCGGACACGTTGCGCAAGGCCAAGACCGACACCGTCGCGCGCCGCCTGTCCAAGGACGGCAAGGCCGAGGAGCAGGTGCCGGGCACAGCCTTGACCATCGGCGACCTGGTGGTGTGCGAGGCGGGCGACATCATCCCCGGCGACGGTGACGTCGTCGAAGGCGTCGCCTCCGTGGACGAGTCGGCGATCACCGGTGAGTCCGCGCCCGTCATCCGCGAGTCCGGCGGCGACCGGTCCGCGGTCACCGGCGGTACGAAGGTCCTCTCCGACCGCATTGTCATCAAGATCACGACGAAGCCCGGCGAGACGTTCATCGACCGCATGATTGCTCTGGTCGAGGGCGCGGCCCGCCAGAAGACGCCCAACGAGATCGCGCTGAACATTCTTCTCGCGTCTCTGACCATCGTCTTCCTGCTGGCCGTCGCCACTCTGCCGCCGTTCGCGGACTACGCGGGCAAGCACCTCAGCATGGTCGTCCTGGTGGCCCTCCTCGTCTGCCTCATCCCGACGACGATCGGCGCACTGCTCTCGGCGATCGGCATCGCGGGCATGGACCGCCTGGTCCAGCGCAACGTCCTCGCCATGTCCGGCCGGGCGGTCGAGGCCGCCGGCGACGTCTCCACGCTGCTGCTCGACAAGACGGGCACCATCACGCTCGGCAACCGGCAGGCCTCCGAGTTCGTGCCGGTGACCGGCACCCGCGAGGCAGAGGTCGCGGATGCCGCGCAGCTGTCCTCGCTGGCAGACGAGACCCCCGAAGGCCGCTCGATCGTGGTCCTGGCGAAGGAGAAGTACGGGCTGCGTGAACGCCACCAGGGTGAGCTGGCCGGCGCCGAATGGATCGCGTTCACCGCCCAGACCCGCATGTCGGGAGTGGACGTCGACGGGCGCAAGATCCGCAAGGGTGCGGCCGGTTCGGTCACCACCTGGGTCAAGGAGCAGGGTGGCCGGGTCTCCGACGACGCGGACACCCTGGCCAACCGGATCTCTGAGGCGGGCGGCACCCCGCTGCTGGTCGCTGTCGAGGACGACAAGGGTGCCCGCGTACTGGGTGTCATCCACCTCAAGGACGTCGTCAAGGACGGCATGCGGGAGCGGTTCGCCGAGCTGCGCCGCATGGGCATCAAGACCGTCATGATCACCGGCGACAACCCGCTGACGGCCAAGGCCATCGCGGACGAGGCGGGCGTCGACGACTTCCTCGCGGAGGCCACTCCCGAGGACAAGATGGCTCTCATCAAGCGGGAGCAGGCGGGCGGAAAGCTGGTCGCGATGACCGGCGACGGCACGAACGACGCCCCCGCGCTCGCGCAGGCCGATGTCGGCGTGGCCATGAACACGGGTACGTCGGCGGCCAAAGAGGCCGGCAACATGGTCGACCTCGACTCCAACCCGACCAAGCTCATCGAGATCGTCGAGATCGGCAAGCAACTCCTCATCACCCGGGGCGCGTTGACGACGTTCTCCATCGCCAACGACGTCGCGAAGTACTTCGCGATCATCCCGGCGCTGTTCGCGGCGGTCTACCCGGGCCTGGACAAGCTGAACATCATGCAGTTGTCCTCGCCCGACTCCGCGATCCTGTCCGCGGTCATCTTCAACGCGCTCATCATCATCGCGCTCGTACCCCTCGCCCTGAAGGGCGTGCAGTACCGGCCGGTGAGCGCCGACAAGCTGCTGCGACGCAACCTCGGGATCTACGGCCTCGGCGGTCTGATCGCGCCGTTCATCGGCATCAAGATCATCGACGTACTCATCTCTCTCATCCCCGGAATCGGCTGA
- a CDS encoding potassium-transporting ATPase subunit C: MNNSVANTGRLLWAGLRALLVLTVVCGVIYPLAVTGVAQAVFHNKANGSEIKSEGKVVGSSLIGQRYDLPLKKGQETAEPDLKWFQPRPSNGLGTNSVNTQYKLILSGATNLSGDNKDLIDQVEAAQKAVIKDNSTATYKVRKADVPADAVTSSGSGLDPDISPDYADLQVHRIAERNHLSVAQVQKLVDEHTDSRILGFMGEPRVNVLELNVALKELVAKS; the protein is encoded by the coding sequence ATGAACAACTCAGTGGCAAACACAGGTCGGTTGCTGTGGGCGGGACTGCGTGCGCTGCTCGTCCTGACCGTCGTCTGCGGCGTGATCTACCCCCTCGCCGTGACCGGCGTCGCGCAGGCCGTCTTCCATAACAAGGCCAACGGCTCCGAGATCAAGTCCGAGGGCAAGGTCGTCGGCTCGTCTCTCATCGGCCAGCGCTACGACCTGCCGCTCAAGAAGGGTCAGGAGACCGCGGAACCCGACCTCAAGTGGTTCCAGCCGCGCCCCTCCAACGGACTGGGGACCAACAGCGTCAACACCCAGTACAAGCTGATCCTGTCCGGAGCCACCAACCTGTCCGGCGACAACAAGGACCTCATCGACCAGGTCGAGGCCGCACAGAAGGCCGTCATCAAGGACAACTCCACGGCCACCTACAAGGTGAGGAAGGCGGATGTGCCGGCCGACGCCGTCACCTCCTCCGGCTCCGGTCTCGACCCCGACATCTCCCCGGACTACGCCGACCTCCAGGTCCACCGCATCGCGGAGAGGAACCACCTCTCCGTCGCCCAGGTGCAGAAGTTGGTCGACGAGCACACCGACAGCCGGATCCTCGGCTTCATGGGCGAGCCCCGCGTCAACGTCCTCGAACTCAACGTCGCACTCAAGGAACTTGTGGCGAAGAGCTGA
- a CDS encoding response regulator, whose translation MTRVLVVEDDPQLVRALVINLQARQYGVDPAPDGATALRLAAARQPDAVVLDLGLPDMDGTDVIKALRGWTRVPILVLSARRASDEKVAALDAGADDYITKPFSMDELLARLRAAVRRTEAAPLAPDIVLVTTDEFTIDLLAKKASRGGHDVRLTPTEWHLLEILVTNPGRLITQKYLLQEVWGASQSNKTNYLRVYMAQLRRKLEMDPAHPRYLITEPGMGYRFES comes from the coding sequence ATGACTCGGGTGCTGGTGGTGGAGGACGATCCTCAGCTCGTCCGGGCCCTCGTGATCAACCTGCAGGCCCGCCAATACGGAGTGGACCCGGCGCCCGACGGAGCCACCGCACTGCGCCTTGCCGCCGCGCGCCAGCCCGACGCGGTCGTACTCGACCTGGGCCTGCCCGACATGGACGGCACGGACGTCATCAAGGCCCTGCGCGGCTGGACCCGTGTACCGATCCTGGTGCTCTCCGCCCGCCGCGCTTCCGACGAGAAGGTGGCGGCGCTCGACGCGGGCGCTGACGACTACATCACCAAACCGTTCAGCATGGACGAACTGCTGGCCCGGCTGCGGGCGGCCGTCCGCCGGACCGAGGCCGCTCCGCTCGCCCCGGACATCGTCCTCGTCACGACCGATGAATTCACCATCGACCTGCTCGCGAAGAAGGCCAGCCGAGGTGGACACGACGTACGCCTCACCCCGACCGAATGGCACTTGCTGGAGATCCTGGTCACCAACCCCGGGCGACTCATCACGCAGAAGTACCTTCTCCAGGAGGTCTGGGGCGCGTCCCAGAGCAACAAGACGAACTATCTGCGCGTCTATATGGCCCAGTTGCGCCGCAAACTGGAGATGGACCCCGCCCACCCGCGCTACCTCATCACCGAGCCCGGCATGGGATACCGCTTCGAGAGCTGA
- a CDS encoding sensor histidine kinase: protein MARGKLRIYLGAAPGVGKTYAMLSEAHRRVERGTDCVVGFVEHHDRPRTEVMLHGLEQVVRKELEYRGGVFTEMDVDAVLARRPQVALVDELAHTNIPGSRNDKRWQDVEELLAAGIDVISTVNIQHLESLGDVVESITGIRQRETVPDEVVRRADQIELVDMSPPALRRRMAHGNIYKPDKVDAALSNYFRPGNLTALRELALLWVADRVDAYLTEYRSEHQVSKIWGSRERIVVGLTGGPEGRTLIRRAARLAEKGAGGEVLAVYIARSDGLTSASPKELVVQRTLVEDLGGTFHHVIGDDVPTALLDFARGVNATQIVLGVSRRKGWQYVFGPGVGATVARDSGPDLDVHLITHDEAGKGRGLPVARSARLGRSRVIWGWLAGVAGPALLTLLLTGVAPEVGLANDMLLFLALTVAAALLGGLYPALASALVGSLLLNWFFTPPVHTLTIADPKNVVAIAIFVGVAVSVASVVDLAARRTHQAARLRAESEILSFLAGSVLRGETSLEALLERVRETFGMESVALLERAGDVDPWTCAGSVGTGAVVQRPEDADVDMPVGDRMALALSGRVLPAEDRRVLAAFAAQAAVVLDRQRLQSQADQSRTLAEGNRIRTALLAAVSHDLRTPLAGIKAAVSSLRSDDVAWSEEDHAELLEGIEDGADRLDHLVGNLLDMSRLQTGTVTPLVREIDLDEVVPMALGGVPEGSVELEIPETLPMVTVDPGLLERSVANLVENAVKYSRSGERVLVSASAIADRVEVRVVDRGPGVPDEAKDRIFEPFQRYGDAPGGAGVGLGLAVARGFAEAMGGTLGAEDTPGGGLTMVLTLPTASGLQPAGPDLPATTAS, encoded by the coding sequence ATGGCACGCGGCAAGCTTCGGATATACCTCGGTGCGGCACCGGGCGTCGGAAAGACCTACGCGATGTTGTCCGAGGCGCACCGTCGCGTCGAGCGGGGGACCGACTGTGTGGTCGGCTTCGTGGAGCACCACGACCGGCCGCGCACCGAGGTGATGCTGCACGGCCTGGAGCAGGTCGTTCGCAAGGAGCTGGAATACCGGGGCGGCGTCTTCACCGAGATGGATGTCGACGCGGTGCTCGCCAGGCGCCCCCAGGTGGCCCTGGTCGATGAGCTCGCGCACACCAACATCCCCGGCTCGCGCAACGACAAGCGCTGGCAGGACGTCGAGGAACTGCTTGCGGCCGGCATCGACGTCATCTCTACGGTCAACATCCAGCACCTGGAGTCGCTCGGCGACGTCGTCGAGTCCATCACGGGTATCCGGCAGCGCGAGACCGTCCCCGACGAGGTCGTGCGACGGGCCGACCAGATCGAACTGGTCGACATGTCGCCGCCAGCCCTGCGTCGGCGGATGGCGCACGGAAACATCTACAAGCCCGACAAGGTCGACGCGGCGCTGTCGAACTACTTCCGCCCCGGGAACCTGACCGCGCTGCGCGAGCTGGCCCTGCTGTGGGTGGCGGACCGGGTCGACGCCTATCTGACGGAGTACCGCAGCGAGCACCAGGTCTCGAAGATCTGGGGCTCGCGCGAGCGGATCGTCGTGGGTCTGACCGGTGGCCCCGAGGGCCGTACGCTGATCCGCCGGGCCGCGCGGCTCGCGGAGAAGGGCGCGGGCGGTGAGGTACTGGCCGTCTACATCGCCCGCAGCGACGGTCTGACCTCCGCGTCACCGAAGGAGCTGGTGGTCCAGCGGACCCTCGTGGAGGACCTGGGCGGGACCTTCCACCACGTCATCGGGGACGACGTCCCGACCGCACTCCTGGACTTCGCGCGCGGAGTCAACGCCACCCAGATCGTCCTCGGGGTGTCCCGCCGCAAGGGGTGGCAGTACGTCTTCGGGCCGGGCGTCGGCGCCACCGTCGCCCGGGACTCGGGCCCGGACCTGGACGTCCACCTGATCACGCACGACGAGGCGGGCAAGGGGCGTGGTCTGCCGGTCGCCCGGAGTGCGCGCCTCGGCCGGTCCCGGGTCATCTGGGGCTGGCTGGCCGGTGTGGCCGGCCCCGCCCTCCTCACTCTGCTCCTCACCGGTGTCGCCCCCGAAGTCGGCCTGGCCAACGACATGCTGCTGTTCCTCGCGCTGACGGTGGCCGCGGCCCTGCTGGGCGGGCTCTACCCGGCGCTCGCATCGGCACTTGTGGGGTCCCTGCTGCTGAACTGGTTCTTCACCCCACCCGTACACACCCTGACCATCGCCGATCCCAAGAACGTCGTCGCGATCGCGATCTTCGTCGGTGTCGCCGTGTCGGTGGCCTCCGTGGTGGACCTCGCCGCCCGGCGTACTCATCAGGCGGCCCGGCTGCGAGCCGAGTCGGAGATCCTCTCCTTCCTGGCGGGCAGTGTGCTGCGCGGAGAGACCAGCCTGGAGGCTCTGCTCGAACGGGTGCGGGAGACCTTCGGGATGGAGTCGGTGGCGCTGCTGGAGCGGGCCGGCGACGTGGATCCGTGGACCTGTGCGGGCAGCGTGGGTACGGGCGCGGTGGTCCAGCGTCCCGAGGACGCGGACGTGGACATGCCGGTCGGTGACCGCATGGCGCTGGCGCTGTCCGGGCGAGTGCTGCCGGCAGAGGACCGGCGGGTCCTGGCCGCTTTCGCCGCCCAGGCCGCCGTGGTCCTGGACCGTCAGCGGCTGCAGTCCCAGGCCGACCAGTCCCGCACGCTGGCCGAGGGCAACCGTATCCGCACCGCGCTGCTGGCCGCCGTCAGCCACGACCTGCGCACGCCACTGGCCGGAATCAAGGCAGCGGTCTCCTCGCTGAGGTCCGACGACGTGGCATGGTCCGAGGAGGACCATGCGGAATTGCTCGAGGGTATCGAGGACGGTGCCGACCGCCTCGACCACCTGGTGGGCAACTTGCTGGACATGTCCCGGCTGCAGACCGGCACGGTCACTCCGCTGGTCCGCGAGATCGACCTCGACGAGGTGGTGCCGATGGCGCTCGGCGGCGTTCCTGAGGGCAGCGTGGAGCTGGAGATCCCGGAGACCCTGCCGATGGTCACCGTTGACCCGGGCCTTCTTGAGCGGTCGGTCGCCAACCTCGTTGAGAACGCGGTGAAGTACAGCCGCTCCGGCGAGCGGGTCCTGGTGTCCGCGAGCGCCATCGCCGACCGGGTGGAGGTACGGGTGGTGGACCGCGGCCCCGGCGTCCCCGACGAGGCCAAGGACCGGATCTTCGAGCCCTTCCAGCGCTACGGCGACGCCCCCGGCGGGGCGGGCGTCGGCCTCGGCCTCGCGGTCGCCCGCGGCTTCGCCGAGGCGATGGGCGGGACACTCGGCGCGGAGGACACCCCAGGCGGTGGCCTCACCATGGTCCTCACCCTGCCGACCGCGTCCGGCCTTCAGCCGGCCGGCCCCGACCTTCCCGCGACCACCGCCTCCTAG
- a CDS encoding APC family permease → MTFGLARRELRPRVPLQPGEGERHHLTSIEGLAALSLDALSSVAYGPEAIVLVLIAAGTGALTATLPVTLVIAALLAVLVVSYGQVIAVHPDGGGAYAVAKKDLGPRTSYLAAASLVVDYVLTVTVSLAAGAASLASAFPSLGSYLLEICLAGLALLTLVNLRGVAESARVLMLPTVLFIVSILGIIVLGLLRSHPAEVVGTAQPVHATDALGVLLLLKAFSSGCSALTGVEAIANGVPAFREPRVKRAQRTELMLGALLGLMLIGLAVLIRRDHVAPRGGVTVLAQLTAGSYGTGWPYYATNLIVTLALAFAANTSFGGLPVLMSLLAKDHRLPHLFGLRTERPVYRWGVVALAVLAALLLIAVNADTHRMIPLFAIGVFIGFTISQIGLVRHWTAQRPPGWLRRAVLNGVGAVLTAVALIVLLATKFLEGAWVVVVAVPLLMLLFARVQRYYTAVGRELGLGEVPPPVRVTDSLVIVPVGEVSKLTQLALTAARALGHDVVAVAVHGDPAKARALQESWARWQPGVRLEIIDSPHRSLVQPIVDYVLRAAEGGRQIAVLIPEVEPLHRRYQILQNQRGLLLAAALRARTDVVVCVVPYRLCI, encoded by the coding sequence ATGACGTTCGGCTTGGCCCGCCGCGAACTGCGGCCGAGAGTTCCGTTGCAGCCCGGGGAGGGCGAACGCCACCACCTGACCAGTATCGAGGGGCTCGCCGCGCTCTCCCTGGACGCGCTGAGTTCGGTCGCATACGGACCCGAGGCGATCGTGCTCGTCCTGATCGCGGCCGGTACCGGGGCCCTGACCGCCACGCTGCCGGTGACGCTGGTCATCGCCGCACTGCTGGCGGTGCTCGTCGTGTCGTACGGCCAAGTGATCGCCGTTCACCCGGACGGTGGTGGCGCCTACGCGGTGGCCAAGAAGGATCTCGGTCCCAGGACGAGCTACCTCGCGGCGGCCAGTCTCGTCGTGGACTATGTGCTGACCGTGACCGTCAGCCTGGCGGCGGGCGCGGCCAGTCTCGCCTCCGCGTTTCCTTCGCTCGGCTCATATCTGCTCGAAATCTGTCTCGCCGGGCTCGCGCTGCTCACCCTCGTGAATCTACGAGGCGTGGCGGAGAGCGCCAGGGTGCTGATGCTGCCCACCGTGCTGTTCATCGTGAGCATCCTCGGCATCATCGTCCTCGGTCTGCTGCGAAGCCACCCCGCGGAGGTCGTGGGCACCGCCCAACCCGTCCATGCCACCGACGCGTTGGGGGTACTTCTGCTCCTGAAGGCATTCTCCTCCGGCTGCTCGGCGCTGACCGGTGTGGAGGCCATCGCCAACGGCGTGCCTGCCTTTCGCGAGCCACGCGTGAAGCGGGCACAGCGCACCGAGCTGATGCTGGGCGCGCTGCTCGGGCTGATGCTGATCGGGCTGGCCGTACTGATCCGCCGTGACCATGTGGCTCCGCGCGGCGGAGTGACCGTTCTCGCGCAGCTCACGGCCGGCTCGTACGGGACGGGCTGGCCGTACTACGCGACCAATCTCATTGTCACCCTTGCGCTCGCGTTCGCCGCGAACACGAGTTTCGGCGGCCTACCGGTCCTGATGAGCCTGCTCGCCAAGGACCACCGGCTGCCGCATCTCTTCGGGCTGCGCACGGAACGCCCCGTCTATCGGTGGGGAGTTGTGGCCCTCGCCGTGCTCGCGGCTCTGCTGCTGATCGCCGTGAACGCGGACACACACCGCATGATCCCGCTGTTCGCGATCGGTGTGTTCATCGGCTTCACCATCAGCCAGATCGGGCTCGTACGGCACTGGACGGCGCAGCGCCCGCCCGGCTGGCTGCGGCGTGCGGTGCTCAACGGGGTCGGCGCGGTACTGACCGCAGTGGCGCTCATCGTCCTGCTGGCCACCAAGTTCCTGGAGGGGGCCTGGGTGGTGGTCGTCGCGGTGCCGCTGCTGATGCTGTTGTTCGCCCGCGTCCAGCGCTACTACACGGCGGTCGGCCGGGAGCTGGGGCTCGGGGAGGTGCCGCCTCCGGTGCGTGTCACCGACTCCCTCGTGATCGTGCCGGTCGGCGAGGTCAGCAAACTCACCCAGCTCGCGCTGACGGCCGCCCGCGCCCTCGGCCACGATGTCGTCGCCGTCGCCGTGCACGGCGACCCCGCCAAGGCCCGTGCCTTGCAGGAGAGTTGGGCGCGCTGGCAGCCCGGCGTCCGACTGGAGATCATCGACAGTCCGCATCGTTCTCTCGTGCAGCCCATCGTCGACTACGTCCTGCGGGCGGCGGAGGGAGGACGGCAGATCGCCGTCCTCATTCCCGAGGTGGAGCCCCTCCACCGCCGCTACCAGATCCTCCAGAACCAGCGCGGCCTCCTGCTCGCGGCCGCACTGAGGGCCCGTACCGACGTCGTGGTGTGTGTCGTGCCGTACCGGCTGTGCATCTGA
- the lysA gene encoding diaminopimelate decarboxylase, giving the protein MSVPVSPPRAASLPSSVPSDAQELSRLLGDTDGLSVWPRSTRLEADGDVSVGGVSLTEAAERFGTPVYVLDEREVRTRCRTYRTAFPDADVVYAAKAFLCRAMAHWVQEEGLGLDVCSAGELALAVTTGFPPEKIVMHGNAKSPDDLRTALRLGVGRIAVDSASEIARLAALTPTGTRQKVMVRVVPGIAAGGHTKIRTGTDDQKFGLSITDGSAQHAVARIIDQPHLELVGLHCHIGSQIAAVKPYVAAVRRVVGLMARIRDQHNVVLPQLNIGGGHAIAYRPGEESMNVGVLAGRIRAELEDGCARAGLPVPRLTLEPGRAIVGPAGVAVYRVLAVKRTGDRTFVAVDGGMSDNPRPALYGVRYAPRLIGRPSSAPPRLMTVVGRHCEAGDILADEVALPGDVRPGDLLAVPAAGAYHLSMASGYNLVGRPPVVAVSDGIARVLVRRESMDDMSRRDVGL; this is encoded by the coding sequence ATGTCAGTCCCCGTTTCGCCGCCCCGCGCGGCCTCCCTTCCGTCATCGGTGCCCTCGGATGCCCAGGAACTGTCCCGGCTCCTGGGCGACACCGACGGTCTGTCGGTCTGGCCCCGCTCCACCCGCCTCGAGGCCGACGGAGACGTCTCCGTCGGCGGGGTCTCCCTGACCGAGGCGGCCGAGCGCTTCGGCACCCCCGTCTACGTACTCGACGAGCGGGAGGTTCGAACACGTTGCCGCACGTACCGCACGGCGTTCCCCGACGCCGACGTCGTCTACGCGGCCAAGGCGTTCCTGTGCCGCGCAATGGCGCACTGGGTGCAGGAAGAGGGGCTGGGCCTCGACGTGTGCTCCGCCGGGGAGCTCGCGCTCGCCGTCACCACCGGCTTCCCCCCGGAGAAGATCGTGATGCACGGCAACGCCAAGAGCCCCGACGACCTGCGCACCGCTCTCCGCCTCGGGGTCGGACGCATCGCCGTGGACAGCGCCTCGGAGATAGCGCGTCTTGCCGCGCTCACACCCACCGGCACCCGCCAGAAAGTCATGGTGCGCGTGGTGCCCGGCATCGCGGCCGGCGGGCACACCAAGATCCGCACCGGCACCGACGACCAGAAGTTCGGACTGTCCATCACGGACGGATCCGCGCAGCATGCCGTCGCCCGGATAATCGACCAGCCTCATCTCGAACTCGTAGGCCTGCACTGCCACATCGGGTCGCAGATCGCTGCCGTGAAGCCGTACGTCGCGGCGGTACGGCGTGTGGTCGGGCTGATGGCCAGGATCCGCGACCAGCACAACGTCGTCCTCCCCCAGCTGAACATCGGCGGCGGACACGCCATCGCCTACCGGCCCGGCGAGGAGAGCATGAACGTCGGTGTCCTGGCAGGACGCATCCGCGCCGAGCTCGAGGACGGCTGCGCACGGGCCGGGTTGCCCGTGCCGCGGCTCACCCTGGAGCCGGGCCGCGCGATCGTAGGACCGGCCGGGGTCGCCGTCTACCGGGTCCTCGCCGTCAAACGCACCGGGGACCGCACCTTCGTCGCCGTCGATGGCGGCATGAGCGACAACCCCAGGCCCGCGCTGTACGGGGTGCGTTACGCGCCGCGGCTCATCGGCCGCCCCTCCAGCGCCCCACCGCGGCTGATGACCGTCGTGGGCCGGCACTGCGAAGCGGGCGACATCCTGGCGGACGAGGTGGCGCTCCCTGGTGACGTGCGGCCCGGTGATCTCCTCGCCGTACCCGCGGCCGGCGCCTATCACCTGTCCATGGCCTCCGGTTACAACCTCGTCGGCCGCCCGCCCGTCGTCGCGGTGTCCGACGGCATCGCTCGCGTCCTCGTACGCCGTGAATCGATGGACGACATGAGCCGCAGGGACGTAGGCCTGTAG
- a CDS encoding SAV_915 family protein codes for MSPVEYSEDPEPAEPVPAGLLHVPVRSGPAGCTARFFRTPLGGRTAVGFTSAAKLAATLGTDQASIRLSEPALRALAAPLGVTALTVDPPFSAPAADRTTAAIRERENSWRRWHPQHVGALRVTGAAAVVTCLNLLIG; via the coding sequence ATGTCTCCAGTCGAGTATTCCGAGGACCCAGAGCCCGCTGAACCGGTCCCGGCCGGACTTCTCCACGTCCCTGTCCGGTCGGGGCCCGCGGGCTGTACGGCCCGGTTCTTCCGAACACCGCTGGGTGGCCGCACGGCCGTCGGATTCACGTCGGCGGCCAAGCTCGCCGCCACTCTGGGCACGGACCAGGCCAGCATCAGGCTCTCCGAACCAGCGTTGCGTGCACTCGCCGCGCCACTGGGCGTCACGGCCCTCACCGTCGACCCACCGTTCTCAGCTCCGGCGGCCGACCGCACCACGGCAGCGATCCGTGAGCGTGAGAACTCCTGGCGCCGCTGGCATCCCCAGCATGTCGGCGCCCTGCGGGTGACCGGCGCCGCCGCCGTCGTCACGTGTCTGAACCTGCTGATCGGCTGA
- a CDS encoding universal stress protein, with amino-acid sequence MRKAERRRIIAGVSGSLGSLAALHRAADEARRHHCELLAVLAWEPPGGELAHRRSPFPSPVADFRKDAADRLLSALRTAFGDAGPRVPFQGLVVRGAPGRALTETADRVDDLIVIGAGCRGRMRRALFPSVARYCVAHATCPVLAVAPSPLQRELNSVHRRISLRLPIDTRELTNDRS; translated from the coding sequence ATGCGCAAAGCCGAGAGGCGACGCATCATTGCTGGAGTGAGTGGTTCGCTGGGGAGCCTGGCGGCGCTGCACCGAGCAGCAGACGAGGCCCGTCGTCACCATTGCGAGCTGCTGGCGGTACTGGCCTGGGAGCCTCCCGGCGGTGAACTCGCTCACCGGCGCTCTCCGTTCCCGTCACCAGTCGCCGACTTCCGTAAGGACGCGGCGGATCGACTTCTCTCCGCGCTGCGCACGGCGTTCGGCGACGCAGGGCCCAGGGTTCCCTTCCAGGGCCTTGTCGTACGGGGCGCACCGGGGCGCGCACTGACTGAGACCGCCGACCGCGTCGACGACCTCATCGTGATCGGCGCGGGGTGCCGTGGCAGGATGCGCCGCGCTCTGTTCCCATCGGTCGCCAGGTACTGCGTCGCACACGCCACCTGCCCGGTACTGGCCGTAGCGCCCTCGCCTCTGCAGAGAGAACTCAATTCCGTCCACCGACGCATCAGCCTGCGTCTGCCGATCGATACGCGGGAGCTGACGAACGACAGGTCCTGA